A stretch of the Streptosporangium sp. NBC_01755 genome encodes the following:
- a CDS encoding S9 family peptidase, which translates to MSPEQAVLPYATWPSPISTSDVARSGLRLGFPTVLGEEVWWTEDRPAEGGRTTIVHRTPDGAQRELLSAPWSARTRVHEYGGRSYAVVPGEGVVFTNFADQRLYLLPTGGEPRPLTPEPEQPTDLRYADLLVHDGQVWCVRERHDDGEVSRSIVSIPLSGEDAPRERIGGHDFYASPAISPDGEHLAFICWNHPQMPWNGTELRVCRLADGTSWKVKGGISESVLAPQWRDERHLYVISDWSGWWNLYLVGMYGTSTRALYPMEEEFAGPLWQLGAIPYAPMADGSLAVLHGLGDLRLGVFDPDSGVLSDLDVPYDGWDPVLATDGHALVGIGYGPVLPRSIVRVDTVTGRAQELRGDVNGLPDTAYLPLPRTVRFESRFGREVHAFLYPPSNPSARGEGPPPYVVFVHGGPTGHSAGALDLEKAFFTSRGIGVIDVNYGGSTGYGRAYRERLRGQWGVVDVEDSIAAAEWLAAEGLADPARIAIRGGSAGGWTVMAACCTSDAFAGGVSYYGISSLATFSATTHDFESRYIEWLIGPEDPVLYASREPIGQVAGVSCPMLLLQGLSDPVVPPEQSQVFVDALAERGVPCTYLTFEGEAHGFRRAETRSAALATELAFYQQIFHV; encoded by the coding sequence ATGTCCCCCGAGCAGGCCGTCCTGCCGTACGCCACCTGGCCCTCGCCGATCTCCACGTCCGACGTCGCCCGTTCCGGGCTGCGCCTCGGGTTCCCGACGGTGCTCGGCGAAGAGGTCTGGTGGACCGAGGACCGTCCCGCCGAGGGCGGGCGGACCACCATCGTGCACAGAACTCCAGACGGTGCGCAGCGCGAGTTGCTGAGCGCGCCGTGGAGCGCCAGAACCAGGGTTCACGAGTACGGCGGCCGGTCGTACGCGGTGGTGCCCGGCGAGGGCGTGGTGTTCACGAACTTCGCAGACCAGCGGCTCTACCTGCTGCCCACCGGCGGCGAGCCACGGCCGCTCACACCTGAGCCCGAGCAGCCCACGGACCTGCGCTACGCGGACCTTCTCGTCCACGACGGCCAGGTCTGGTGCGTCAGGGAACGCCACGACGACGGCGAGGTGAGCCGGTCGATCGTGTCCATCCCCCTCTCCGGCGAGGACGCGCCCCGCGAGCGGATCGGCGGGCACGACTTCTACGCCTCCCCCGCCATCTCCCCCGACGGCGAGCACCTGGCCTTCATCTGCTGGAACCATCCGCAGATGCCGTGGAACGGCACCGAACTGCGGGTCTGCCGGCTGGCCGACGGCACCTCCTGGAAGGTCAAGGGCGGCATCTCCGAGTCGGTGCTCGCCCCACAGTGGCGTGACGAGCGGCACCTCTACGTGATCTCCGACTGGTCGGGCTGGTGGAACCTCTACCTGGTCGGGATGTACGGCACCTCAACCAGGGCGCTCTACCCGATGGAGGAGGAGTTCGCGGGCCCGCTGTGGCAGCTCGGCGCGATACCGTACGCGCCGATGGCCGACGGCAGCCTCGCGGTCCTGCACGGGCTGGGCGACCTGAGGCTGGGCGTCTTCGACCCCGACAGCGGTGTGCTGAGCGACCTGGACGTGCCCTACGACGGCTGGGATCCGGTGCTGGCCACCGACGGGCACGCCCTGGTCGGTATCGGGTACGGCCCGGTGCTGCCCCGCTCGATCGTCCGGGTCGACACCGTGACCGGCAGGGCGCAGGAGTTGCGCGGGGACGTCAACGGGCTGCCCGACACCGCCTACCTGCCGCTCCCCAGAACCGTGAGGTTCGAGAGCCGATTCGGGCGCGAGGTGCACGCGTTCCTCTACCCGCCGTCCAACCCCTCGGCACGTGGCGAGGGCCCCCCGCCGTACGTCGTGTTCGTGCACGGCGGGCCGACGGGACACAGCGCCGGAGCGCTCGACCTGGAGAAGGCGTTCTTCACCAGCAGGGGCATCGGAGTGATCGACGTCAACTACGGCGGTTCCACCGGCTACGGCCGCGCCTACCGCGAGCGGCTGCGCGGCCAGTGGGGCGTGGTCGACGTCGAGGACTCGATCGCCGCGGCCGAATGGCTGGCCGCGGAAGGGCTGGCCGACCCTGCGCGGATCGCGATCCGGGGCGGCAGCGCGGGCGGCTGGACGGTCATGGCGGCCTGCTGCACGTCCGACGCGTTCGCCGGGGGCGTCTCCTACTACGGCATAAGCTCGCTCGCCACGTTCAGTGCGACCACCCACGACTTCGAGTCACGCTACATCGAGTGGCTGATCGGCCCGGAAGACCCTGTTCTGTACGCTTCGCGTGAGCCCATCGGCCAGGTGGCGGGGGTGAGCTGCCCGATGCTGCTCCTGCAGGGCCTGTCCGACCCCGTGGTCCCCCCCGAGCAGTCGCAGGTCTTCGTCGACGCCCTCGCCGAACGTGGCGTTCCCTGCACCTACCTCACGTTCGAGGGCGAGGCCCACGGCTTCCGCCGCGCCGAGACCCGCAGCGCGGCACTGGCCACCGAGCTCGCCTTCTACCAGCAGATCTTCCACGTCTGA
- the miaA gene encoding tRNA (adenosine(37)-N6)-dimethylallyltransferase MiaA, with amino-acid sequence MPQLPVIAVVGPTAGGKSDLAVDLALELGGEVINTDSMQLYQGMDIGTAKLSVGERRGVPHHLLDIWEVTRAASVAEYQSLVRPLIDDLRAREVVPILVGGSGLYVRAALDDLEFPGTDPQVRARLEAELDLRGPAPLYERLRERDPKAAETILPSNGRRIVRALEVIEISGRPFSATMPSYDAVYDSVQLGVEVPREVLDARVEARVEHMWRAGLVEEVRGLAAHGLAGGRTASRALGYAQVLRFLGGECTEKEAQEETVRATRRFVRRQESWFRRDPRVIWLPQQEPDLLGRALAAIRA; translated from the coding sequence GTGCCTCAGCTACCCGTCATCGCCGTCGTCGGCCCGACCGCCGGCGGAAAGTCCGATCTGGCCGTGGATCTCGCCCTCGAACTGGGGGGCGAGGTGATAAACACCGACTCGATGCAGCTTTACCAAGGAATGGACATCGGGACGGCGAAACTCTCCGTGGGGGAGCGGCGGGGGGTTCCCCACCACCTGCTGGACATCTGGGAGGTGACCAGAGCCGCCAGCGTGGCCGAGTACCAGTCGCTGGTCCGGCCGCTGATCGACGACCTGCGGGCCAGGGAGGTGGTGCCGATCCTGGTGGGCGGGTCCGGACTGTATGTGCGGGCCGCCCTGGACGACCTGGAGTTCCCCGGCACCGACCCACAGGTCCGCGCCCGGTTGGAGGCCGAGCTCGACCTGCGCGGCCCCGCCCCGCTGTACGAGCGGCTCCGCGAGCGCGACCCGAAGGCCGCCGAGACGATCCTGCCGAGCAACGGCCGCAGGATCGTCCGCGCGCTGGAGGTCATCGAGATCTCCGGGCGGCCGTTCTCGGCCACGATGCCGTCGTACGACGCCGTCTACGACAGTGTCCAGCTGGGGGTGGAGGTGCCCAGGGAGGTGCTGGACGCCCGGGTCGAGGCGAGGGTCGAGCACATGTGGCGGGCCGGGCTGGTTGAGGAGGTCCGGGGACTCGCCGCACACGGGCTCGCCGGAGGCCGCACGGCCAGTCGCGCCCTCGGGTACGCGCAGGTGCTGCGCTTCCTCGGCGGTGAGTGCACCGAGAAGGAGGCGCAGGAGGAGACGGTACGGGCGACGCGCAGGTTCGTCCGCCGTCAGGAGTCGTGGTTCCGCCGCGATCCCCGGGTGATCTGGCTCCCCCAGCAGGAACCCGACCTCCTGGGCCGCGCGCTCGCCGCGATTCGCGCCTGA
- the tnpC gene encoding IS66 family transposase, whose product MIPAEGERPSYGELAALVVTLTARLDVLEARVVELEAENAQLKAENAELRAENAELRRQVGRNSRNSSQPPSADGLAKPPPKSMRGRSGRRPGKQPGTSGTALMQVDCPTWTVPHLPSACGGCGGDLTDATPAGVAVIRQVFDIPEVKAEVTAHKLHALACGGCGTVTRAAAPAFATAPAVYGPRVSALAAYLSAQHHIPVGRVAEVLADLAGIEVSTGWISDTVTKVAQVLAPVNARIRDAIAAASVAHFDESVTRVGGRNHWLHVAATPALTAYHIDAHGRGTESITAFGILPRFTGVAVHDAYRSYQAFEGCTHALCNAHIVREAAGIGEYDLRARADGWAEALVLLLGDGYRWVAAWRDKGHDRLPDFKLKDLSQRFDDLVERALTAHSPRGTGKQSPARNLALRLRTRKSEVLRFATDFTVAYSNNVAEQAIRMIKTKTKVSGGFRTLKGAQTFLAIRGYISTVRKNGLRAAHALHDALLGNPWMPALTR is encoded by the coding sequence GTGATTCCGGCTGAGGGCGAGCGTCCGTCATACGGCGAGCTTGCCGCTTTGGTCGTGACGCTGACCGCCCGGCTGGATGTGCTGGAAGCGCGGGTCGTCGAGTTGGAGGCGGAAAACGCCCAGCTCAAAGCGGAGAACGCGGAGTTGCGGGCTGAGAATGCCGAGCTGCGGCGGCAGGTAGGGCGAAACTCGCGTAATTCCTCGCAACCTCCGTCGGCCGATGGCCTGGCCAAGCCACCGCCCAAGTCGATGCGGGGTAGGAGCGGACGTCGCCCCGGTAAGCAGCCCGGCACGTCGGGGACGGCGTTGATGCAGGTGGACTGCCCGACATGGACGGTGCCGCACCTTCCATCTGCGTGTGGCGGGTGTGGCGGGGACCTGACCGATGCAACCCCGGCGGGCGTTGCGGTGATTCGGCAGGTTTTCGACATCCCCGAGGTCAAGGCCGAGGTCACCGCGCATAAGTTGCACGCCCTGGCCTGTGGCGGTTGCGGGACGGTGACCCGTGCTGCGGCTCCGGCGTTCGCCACGGCCCCGGCGGTATACGGGCCACGGGTGAGCGCGCTGGCCGCCTACCTGTCCGCCCAGCACCACATCCCGGTTGGGCGGGTCGCCGAAGTCCTCGCCGATCTGGCCGGGATCGAGGTGTCGACCGGGTGGATCAGCGACACGGTCACGAAGGTGGCCCAGGTCCTGGCGCCGGTCAACGCACGGATCCGTGACGCGATCGCCGCTGCGAGCGTCGCGCACTTCGATGAGAGCGTCACCCGCGTGGGCGGCAGGAACCACTGGCTGCACGTGGCCGCCACACCTGCGCTGACCGCCTACCACATCGACGCCCACGGGCGCGGCACCGAGTCGATCACCGCGTTCGGGATCCTTCCCCGCTTCACCGGCGTGGCCGTCCACGACGCCTACCGCTCCTACCAGGCATTCGAGGGCTGCACGCACGCCTTGTGCAATGCGCACATCGTCCGGGAGGCCGCCGGGATCGGCGAGTACGACCTTCGCGCGCGGGCCGATGGCTGGGCTGAGGCGCTGGTGCTGTTACTCGGTGACGGATACCGGTGGGTGGCCGCCTGGCGAGACAAAGGGCATGACCGCCTGCCGGACTTCAAGCTGAAGGACCTGTCCCAGCGCTTCGACGACCTGGTGGAACGAGCGTTGACCGCGCATTCCCCACGCGGAACGGGCAAGCAGAGCCCTGCACGTAACCTGGCGCTACGCCTGCGAACCCGAAAGAGTGAGGTGCTGCGGTTCGCCACCGACTTCACTGTGGCGTACTCCAACAACGTCGCGGAGCAGGCCATCCGTATGATCAAGACGAAGACCAAGGTCAGCGGTGGTTTTCGCACGCTCAAGGGCGCCCAGACTTTCCTGGCCATCCGCGGCTACATCTCCACCGTCCGAAAGAACGGTCTCCGCGCCGCTCACGCGCTGCACGACGCGCTGCTCGGCAATCCCTGGATGCCCGCACTCACGCGATGA
- the miaB gene encoding tRNA (N6-isopentenyl adenosine(37)-C2)-methylthiotransferase MiaB, translating into MTATVESARTYEVRTYGCQMNVHDSERLSGLLEDAGYVPAAQGETADVVVFNTCAVRENADNKLYGNLGHLRPSKVGNPGMQIAVGGCLAQKDQGEIVRRAPWVDVVFGTHNIGSLPVLLERARVQQEAQVEIRESLETFPSTLPTKRESAYAAWVSVSVGCNNTCTFCIVPALRGKEKDRRPGDVLNEVRTLVDQGVLEITLLGQNVNTYGVEFGDRLAFGKLLRACGEIEGLERVRFTSPHPAAFTDDVIAAMAETPNVMHQLHMPLQSGSDRILKAMRRSYRAERYLGIIERVRAAMPDAAISTDIIVGFPGETEEDFQGTLDVVRESRFANAFTFQYSIRPGTPAATMEHQVPKEVVQERYERLVALQTEISWAENKKQVGRTLDVLVAEGEGRKDEATRRMSGRAPDNRLVHFTPGAEVPRPGDVVSAEVTYAAPHHLVADGPALRLRRTRAGAAWEARQGAPAGSGSGVMLGMPSIGRPAPLPDTSGCSVS; encoded by the coding sequence ATGACTGCCACCGTGGAGAGCGCCCGCACGTACGAGGTTCGTACCTATGGGTGCCAGATGAACGTGCACGACTCCGAGCGCCTGTCCGGCCTGCTGGAAGACGCCGGATACGTTCCGGCCGCCCAGGGGGAGACGGCCGACGTGGTCGTGTTCAACACCTGTGCCGTACGGGAGAACGCCGACAACAAGCTCTACGGCAACCTCGGGCACCTGCGCCCCTCGAAGGTCGGCAATCCCGGCATGCAGATCGCCGTGGGCGGCTGCCTGGCGCAGAAGGACCAGGGAGAGATCGTCCGCAGGGCACCCTGGGTGGACGTGGTGTTCGGCACCCACAACATCGGCTCGCTGCCGGTGCTCCTTGAGCGCGCGCGCGTCCAGCAGGAGGCCCAGGTCGAGATCAGGGAATCCCTGGAGACCTTCCCGAGCACGCTGCCGACCAAGCGCGAGTCCGCCTACGCCGCCTGGGTGTCGGTCTCCGTGGGGTGCAACAACACCTGCACGTTCTGCATCGTGCCCGCCCTGCGCGGCAAGGAGAAGGATCGCCGCCCCGGCGACGTCCTCAACGAGGTCCGCACCCTGGTCGACCAGGGCGTGCTGGAGATCACCCTCCTCGGCCAGAACGTCAACACCTACGGTGTGGAGTTCGGAGACAGGCTCGCCTTCGGCAAGCTGCTGCGGGCCTGCGGCGAGATCGAGGGCCTGGAGAGGGTCCGTTTCACCAGCCCGCACCCGGCGGCGTTCACCGACGACGTCATCGCGGCCATGGCCGAGACGCCCAACGTCATGCACCAGCTCCACATGCCACTGCAGTCGGGCTCCGACCGGATCCTCAAGGCCATGCGCCGCTCCTACCGGGCCGAGCGCTATCTCGGCATCATCGAGCGGGTCCGTGCCGCCATGCCCGACGCGGCGATCTCCACGGACATCATCGTGGGCTTCCCCGGCGAGACCGAGGAGGACTTCCAGGGCACCCTCGACGTGGTGCGCGAGTCGCGGTTCGCCAACGCCTTCACCTTCCAGTACTCCATTCGGCCGGGCACCCCCGCGGCCACCATGGAGCACCAGGTCCCCAAGGAGGTCGTGCAGGAGCGTTACGAGCGGCTCGTCGCCCTGCAGACCGAGATCTCCTGGGCGGAGAACAAGAAGCAGGTGGGGCGGACCCTCGACGTGCTGGTGGCCGAGGGCGAGGGCCGCAAGGACGAGGCGACCAGGCGCATGTCGGGGCGGGCCCCCGACAACCGCCTGGTGCACTTCACCCCGGGTGCCGAGGTTCCGCGCCCCGGCGACGTGGTGAGCGCCGAGGTCACCTACGCGGCGCCGCACCACCTGGTCGCCGACGGTCCCGCCCTGAGGCTCCGCCGTACCCGCGCGGGCGCCGCCTGGGAGGCTCGCCAGGGCGCACCGGCGGGCTCCGGCTCCGGTGTCATGCTCGGCATGCCCTCGATCGGACGCCCGGCCCCGCTTCCGGACACCTCGGGCTGTTCCGTCTCCTGA
- a CDS encoding amino acid ABC transporter ATP-binding protein: MTENGDKTPLVVLEGVNKHFGSLHVLRDINLTISRGEVLVVIGPSGGGKSTLCRTINRLEAIDQGTITFDGQPLAVEGKALAKLRSEVGMVFQSFNLFAHKTILENVTLGPIKVRGIARADAERRGMELLERVGIGAQASKYPAQLSGGQQQRVAIARALAMDPKMILFDEPTSALDPEMVQEVLDVMISLAQEGMTMMVVTHEMGFARRAADRVVFMAEGQIVEENTPEEFFTNARTDRAKDFLSKILTH; the protein is encoded by the coding sequence ATGACGGAGAACGGGGACAAGACTCCTTTGGTGGTGCTCGAAGGCGTCAACAAGCACTTCGGCAGCCTGCACGTCCTTCGGGACATCAATCTGACGATCTCCCGCGGTGAGGTCCTCGTCGTCATCGGCCCCTCGGGGGGCGGCAAGTCGACCCTCTGCCGGACGATCAACCGGCTGGAGGCGATCGACCAGGGGACGATCACCTTCGACGGGCAGCCACTCGCCGTCGAGGGTAAGGCGCTGGCCAAGCTCAGGTCCGAGGTCGGGATGGTGTTCCAGTCCTTCAACCTGTTCGCCCACAAGACGATCCTGGAGAACGTCACGCTAGGCCCGATCAAGGTTCGCGGCATCGCCAGGGCCGACGCCGAGCGGCGGGGCATGGAGCTGCTGGAACGGGTGGGCATCGGCGCCCAGGCGTCGAAGTATCCCGCGCAGCTCTCCGGAGGCCAGCAGCAGCGCGTGGCCATCGCCCGCGCCCTGGCCATGGACCCCAAGATGATCCTGTTCGACGAGCCGACCTCGGCACTGGACCCCGAGATGGTCCAGGAGGTGCTCGACGTCATGATCAGCCTTGCCCAGGAGGGCATGACGATGATGGTCGTCACCCACGAGATGGGCTTCGCCCGCCGCGCGGCGGACCGCGTGGTGTTCATGGCCGAGGGCCAGATCGTGGAGGAGAACACCCCCGAGGAGTTCTTCACCAACGCCCGTACCGACCGGGCCAAGGATTTCCTTTCCAAGATCCTCACTCACTGA
- a CDS encoding glutamate ABC transporter substrate-binding protein yields the protein MIAAAAAVAGLTACGDGGSGSDKFVVGIKVDQPGLGQKQPDGSFKGFDVDVARYVAKELGYSEDKIEFKEAISANRESFIQQGQVNAVIATYSITDDRKKKVAFAGPYLVTGQDILTRADDTTINSVEDLKTKKVCGAQGSSSPARLVEKFGDEWKSQFLTEQQGYGACLPLLENKQVDAISTDATILAGFAAQSPGKFRLVGQPFSEEKYGIGLKLDDKDTREKVNAAVEKMFKDGSWKKAVDTNFGEFGKFFTTPPTVERY from the coding sequence GTGATCGCAGCCGCCGCGGCGGTGGCCGGCCTGACCGCGTGCGGTGACGGCGGCAGTGGAAGCGACAAGTTCGTCGTGGGTATCAAGGTCGACCAGCCGGGGCTCGGGCAGAAGCAGCCCGACGGCTCCTTCAAGGGGTTCGACGTCGACGTGGCCAGGTATGTCGCCAAGGAGCTCGGTTACTCCGAGGACAAGATCGAGTTCAAGGAGGCCATCTCGGCCAACCGCGAATCCTTCATCCAGCAGGGCCAGGTCAACGCGGTGATCGCGACCTACTCGATCACCGACGACCGCAAGAAGAAGGTCGCTTTCGCCGGCCCGTACCTGGTCACCGGCCAGGACATCCTGACCCGGGCGGACGACACCACGATCAACAGTGTCGAGGACCTCAAGACCAAGAAGGTCTGCGGCGCCCAGGGCTCGTCCTCTCCCGCGCGCCTGGTCGAGAAGTTCGGCGACGAGTGGAAGAGCCAGTTCCTCACCGAGCAGCAGGGCTACGGCGCCTGCCTGCCGCTGCTGGAGAACAAGCAGGTTGACGCGATCTCCACGGACGCGACGATCCTGGCCGGCTTCGCCGCCCAGTCCCCCGGCAAGTTCCGCCTCGTCGGCCAGCCCTTCTCCGAGGAGAAGTACGGCATCGGCCTGAAGCTGGACGACAAGGACACCCGCGAGAAGGTCAACGCGGCGGTGGAGAAGATGTTCAAGGACGGCAGCTGGAAGAAGGCCGTCGACACCAACTTCGGCGAGTTCGGGAAGTTCTTCACCACCCCGCCGACTGTCGAGCGCTACTGA
- the dapF gene encoding diaminopimelate epimerase: MRFAKGHGTENDFVILPDPDGELELPATLVAAVCDRRAGIGADGVLRVTRTKLSTEVSGQADEAEWFMDYRNADGGLAEMCGNGVRVFARYLVDEGLAAPGEFGVATRAGVRRVRLAQTGDVTVDMGPPRVLGPSRTIVAGREYEGIHVDMGNPHLACVIGDPVAQLDLSHQPAFDPEVFPGGVNIELLNPVGPRRVVMRVFERGSGETRSCGTGAVASAVAAARLAGETSGTWAVEVLGGTVTVTLDERTSYLAGPAVLVASGEITL; the protein is encoded by the coding sequence ATGCGATTCGCGAAGGGGCACGGCACCGAGAACGACTTCGTCATCCTCCCTGACCCGGACGGTGAGCTGGAGCTGCCCGCGACACTCGTGGCGGCGGTGTGCGACCGGCGCGCCGGGATCGGCGCGGACGGCGTGCTACGGGTGACGCGGACGAAGCTCAGCACGGAGGTGTCCGGCCAGGCGGATGAGGCCGAGTGGTTCATGGACTACCGCAACGCCGACGGCGGCCTCGCCGAGATGTGTGGCAACGGGGTGCGGGTCTTCGCCCGCTACCTGGTCGACGAGGGTCTCGCCGCGCCCGGGGAGTTCGGCGTCGCGACACGCGCGGGCGTCAGACGCGTACGGCTGGCCCAGACGGGTGACGTGACCGTCGACATGGGCCCGCCCCGGGTGCTGGGGCCGAGCCGCACGATCGTCGCGGGCCGCGAGTACGAGGGCATCCACGTCGACATGGGAAACCCGCACCTGGCCTGCGTCATCGGTGATCCGGTGGCCCAGCTCGACCTGAGCCACCAGCCCGCGTTCGACCCCGAGGTGTTCCCCGGCGGGGTCAACATCGAACTGCTCAATCCGGTGGGCCCGCGCCGGGTCGTCATGCGGGTCTTCGAACGCGGTTCGGGCGAGACGCGTTCCTGCGGCACCGGCGCGGTCGCCTCGGCCGTGGCCGCCGCGCGACTGGCCGGTGAGACCAGTGGCACCTGGGCGGTCGAGGTGCTCGGCGGCACCGTCACCGTCACCCTCGACGAGCGGACCAGCTATCTGGCAGGGCCCGCCGTCCTGGTCGCGTCCGGTGAGATCACGCTCTGA
- a CDS encoding antitoxin: protein MSILDKVKNMLGGNAKTEEIVKKGIDKAEQIARKKTGGKHDQQISTAAQKAREMADKIDNQPDTGQPGTTPTPGRPDQQGRPDTPPPYGP from the coding sequence ATGTCGATCCTCGACAAGGTCAAGAACATGCTGGGCGGCAACGCCAAAACCGAAGAGATCGTCAAGAAGGGCATCGACAAGGCGGAGCAGATCGCCAGGAAGAAGACCGGCGGGAAGCACGATCAGCAGATCAGCACCGCCGCGCAGAAGGCCAGGGAGATGGCCGACAAGATCGACAATCAGCCGGACACCGGTCAGCCGGGCACGACACCCACTCCGGGCCGGCCCGACCAGCAAGGTCGGCCCGACACGCCTCCGCCCTACGGCCCATAG
- a CDS encoding amino acid ABC transporter permease encodes MQALSEEFRVILEAFWLTIRLTLTSGLVALVLGTILAGMRVSPLPVLRGIGTTYVNVLRNTPLTLVIVFCGLGLGLVLDVSFSPSLSTNYMWLSIIGLSAYTAAFVCEAIRAGINTVPVGQAEAARAIGLTFGQNLRLIVLPQAFRAVIAPLGSILIALTKNTTIAAAIGVGEASLTMKTLFEAHGDAVVQIFAGFALGFLILTLPTGLLFGWLAKRLAVVR; translated from the coding sequence GTGCAGGCACTCTCCGAAGAATTCCGGGTCATTCTGGAAGCTTTCTGGTTGACGATCCGGCTCACCCTCACCAGCGGGCTGGTGGCGCTGGTGCTCGGGACGATCCTCGCGGGGATGCGGGTCAGCCCGCTGCCTGTGTTGCGCGGAATCGGCACGACGTACGTGAACGTCCTGCGGAACACCCCGCTGACCCTGGTGATCGTGTTCTGCGGGCTGGGCCTCGGCCTGGTCCTGGACGTCTCGTTCTCCCCGAGCCTGTCCACCAACTACATGTGGCTCTCCATCATCGGCCTGTCGGCCTACACGGCGGCGTTCGTCTGCGAGGCGATCCGGGCCGGGATCAACACGGTGCCGGTCGGCCAGGCCGAGGCGGCCCGCGCCATCGGGCTCACGTTCGGCCAGAATCTGAGGCTGATCGTGCTGCCCCAGGCGTTCCGCGCGGTGATCGCCCCGCTGGGCAGCATCCTGATCGCGCTGACCAAGAACACCACGATCGCCGCCGCCATCGGGGTCGGTGAGGCGTCCCTGACGATGAAGACGCTCTTCGAGGCGCACGGCGACGCGGTCGTGCAGATCTTCGCCGGGTTCGCTCTGGGCTTCCTGATCCTGACCCTGCCGACCGGGCTGCTGTTCGGCTGGCTCGCCAAGCGCCTGGCGGTGGTCCGATGA
- a CDS encoding amino acid ABC transporter permease gives MTAVTTERERRPARGRAESSERVSVLYDIPGPKARIRNNVLTVLVIGVTLFAVYVLVTKLDEKNQLSAEMWTPFLRGDVWLNLILPGLLNTLSAAAVAAVIAVPFGFVFGIGRLSERTWIRLAAGAVVEFFRAIPLLIMIFAVMFGGSAVFGLTVTPFAAVVVGLVLYNGSVLAEIVRAGILSIPRGQREAALAVGLRPGQVMRMIMLPQAVTVMMPAIVAQLVVLLKDTALGFIVSFEDLLNAGARVLPSNFNNIIPAVIVIAIIYIIINVMVGTVATWLERRSRRSRKTAAQPIARPGSPTAVEVEVEVEVEVGQGNPKP, from the coding sequence ATGACCGCGGTGACCACCGAACGCGAGCGGCGCCCGGCGCGCGGGCGTGCCGAGAGCTCCGAGCGCGTCAGCGTCCTGTACGACATTCCCGGCCCCAAGGCCCGGATCCGCAACAACGTGCTCACCGTGCTGGTCATCGGTGTCACGCTGTTCGCGGTGTACGTGTTGGTGACCAAGCTCGACGAGAAGAACCAGCTCAGCGCCGAGATGTGGACGCCGTTCCTCCGCGGCGACGTGTGGCTCAACCTGATCCTGCCCGGCCTGCTGAACACGCTCAGCGCGGCCGCGGTCGCCGCCGTGATCGCGGTGCCGTTCGGATTCGTCTTCGGCATCGGCCGGCTCTCGGAACGGACCTGGATCCGCCTGGCAGCGGGTGCGGTCGTCGAGTTCTTCAGGGCGATCCCGCTACTGATCATGATCTTCGCGGTGATGTTCGGCGGGAGCGCGGTCTTCGGGCTCACCGTGACGCCGTTCGCCGCGGTGGTCGTCGGCCTGGTCCTGTACAACGGCTCGGTGCTGGCGGAGATCGTACGGGCGGGCATCCTGTCCATCCCCCGGGGACAGCGGGAGGCCGCGCTGGCGGTCGGCCTGCGTCCTGGTCAGGTGATGCGGATGATCATGCTCCCGCAGGCGGTCACCGTCATGATGCCGGCGATCGTCGCGCAGCTGGTGGTGTTGCTGAAGGACACCGCCCTGGGCTTCATCGTGTCGTTCGAGGACCTGCTGAACGCGGGGGCGCGCGTGCTGCCCTCCAACTTCAACAACATCATTCCCGCCGTGATCGTCATCGCGATCATCTACATCATCATCAACGTGATGGTGGGCACCGTCGCCACCTGGCTGGAGAGGCGGAGCCGTCGCAGCAGGAAGACGGCGGCCCAGCCGATCGCCCGGCCCGGCTCGCCGACCGCGGTCGAGGTCGAGGTCGAGGTCGAGGTCGAGGTCGGCCAGGGGAACCCGAAACCGTAG
- a CDS encoding methylated-DNA--[protein]-cysteine S-methyltransferase translates to MAFGSVATQLGDMVVAVTEEGVVSVGWGDPEAFRTRALERLRLDEVDDPVRTAGAVGELGDYYAGRLKVFEVPVDWRLTSPVQRRVLGTLYETVPYGKAVTYGELAARSGTGVPARAIGSIMGANPIPVIVPCHRVVAGNGLGGFSGGEGVESKRWLLTLEGYLQPTLDWD, encoded by the coding sequence GTGGCGTTCGGGAGTGTTGCGACGCAGTTGGGGGACATGGTCGTCGCGGTGACCGAGGAGGGCGTGGTGAGCGTGGGCTGGGGTGACCCGGAGGCGTTCAGGACCCGCGCGCTTGAGCGGCTGAGGCTGGACGAGGTGGACGATCCGGTCAGGACGGCCGGGGCGGTCGGCGAGTTGGGCGACTACTACGCGGGCAGGCTGAAGGTCTTCGAGGTGCCGGTGGACTGGCGGCTGACCTCGCCGGTGCAGCGCAGGGTGCTCGGCACACTGTACGAAACGGTTCCGTACGGTAAGGCGGTGACCTACGGGGAACTGGCGGCCCGGAGCGGGACGGGTGTTCCGGCGCGGGCCATCGGGTCGATCATGGGAGCCAACCCGATCCCCGTCATCGTGCCGTGCCACCGGGTGGTCGCCGGAAACGGCCTCGGCGGGTTCAGCGGAGGCGAGGGCGTGGAGTCGAAGCGGTGGCTGCTGACCCTGGAGGGCTACCTGCAGCCGACGCTCGACTGGGACTGA